One segment of Actinomycetota bacterium DNA contains the following:
- the pyrH gene encoding UMP kinase — MLKLSGEMLSGAEAGFGIDAGVVSSLAKQLAAVHNLGVEIAVVVGGGNIFRGTQAAEMGMERARADYMGMLATVINALALADALGQVGAECRVQSAIWMQEVAEPFIRGRAIGHLEKGRIVVFGGGTGNPYFSTDTAASVRALEVGAEAILKGTRVDGVYDADPRHHPEAQRFHDVEYIDVLSRGLKVMDSTAISLCMDNALPIIVFDLTVDGNLQRVVLGEDVGTRVGARPPA, encoded by the coding sequence ATGTTGAAGCTCTCGGGCGAGATGCTCTCGGGGGCTGAGGCGGGGTTCGGCATCGACGCCGGGGTGGTGAGCTCGCTGGCCAAGCAGCTGGCCGCGGTCCACAACCTGGGCGTGGAGATCGCCGTCGTGGTGGGCGGCGGCAACATCTTCCGCGGCACCCAGGCGGCCGAGATGGGGATGGAGCGCGCCCGGGCCGACTACATGGGCATGCTCGCCACGGTGATCAACGCCCTGGCCCTCGCCGACGCGCTCGGGCAGGTGGGGGCCGAGTGCCGGGTGCAGAGCGCCATCTGGATGCAGGAGGTGGCCGAACCCTTCATCCGGGGCCGGGCGATCGGGCACCTGGAGAAGGGGCGCATCGTCGTCTTCGGGGGCGGGACTGGGAACCCGTACTTCTCCACCGACACCGCCGCCTCGGTGCGGGCGCTCGAGGTGGGGGCTGAGGCCATCCTGAAGGGCACCCGGGTGGACGGGGTCTACGACGCCGACCCCCGCCACCACCCGGAGGCGCAGCGCTTCCACGACGTCGAGTACATCGACGTCCTCAGCCGGGGCCTCAAGGTGATGGATTCGACCGCCATCTCCTTATGCATGGACAACGCCCTGCCGATCATTGTGTTTGACCTCACCGTCGACGGAAACCTCCAGCGGGTGGTGCTGGGGGAGGATGTCGGCACCCGGGTGGGCGCCCGCCCACCGGCGTAA
- the tsf gene encoding elongation factor Ts (EF-Ts; functions during elongation stage of protein translation; forms a dimer; associates with EF-Tu-GDP complex and promotes exchange of GDP to GTP resulting in regeneration of the active form of EF-Tu), whose amino-acid sequence MMDCKRALTESAGDLARAKELLRTWGLADNQKRSGRTASEGLVSAYIHEVGGLPPKVGVLIELDCETDFVAKTPEFRELARNLAMQVAASEPKWVRREDVPVDFIEAERAIARNSDAVKNKPEQVVDKIVDGRVKAVLEGKGGVLLMQPYIKDSTGKQKVEDLVGEVAATMKENIVVRRFSRFKVGEADEAGPDPGAGGE is encoded by the coding sequence ATGATGGACTGCAAGCGCGCCCTGACCGAGTCGGCGGGCGACCTGGCCCGGGCCAAGGAGCTGCTGCGCACCTGGGGCCTGGCCGACAACCAGAAGCGCAGCGGCCGGACCGCCTCCGAGGGTCTGGTCAGCGCCTACATCCATGAGGTGGGCGGCTTGCCACCCAAGGTGGGGGTCCTGATCGAGCTGGACTGCGAGACCGACTTCGTCGCCAAGACCCCCGAGTTCAGGGAGCTGGCCCGCAACCTGGCGATGCAGGTGGCCGCCTCGGAGCCCAAGTGGGTCCGCCGGGAGGACGTCCCGGTCGATTTCATCGAGGCGGAGCGTGCCATCGCCCGCAACTCGGACGCGGTCAAGAACAAGCCCGAGCAGGTGGTCGACAAGATCGTGGACGGGCGGGTGAAGGCGGTGCTCGAGGGCAAGGGCGGGGTGCTGCTCATGCAGCCCTACATCAAGGACTCCACCGGCAAACAGAAGGTGGAGGATCTGGTGGGCGAGGTCGCCGCCACCATGAAGGAGAACATCGTGGTGCGCCGGTTCTCCCGCTTCAAGGTAGGGGAGGCGGACGAGGCCGGACCCGATCCCGGCGCCGGAGGGGAGTAG
- the rpsB gene encoding 30S ribosomal protein S2, giving the protein MAVVTMKQLLESGVHFGHQTRRWNPKMRRYIFTERSGIYIIDLLKTLEGIEASYSFVRDLTARGGVVLFVGTKKQIADAIADEAKRVGMPYVNYRWLGGMLTNFQTMYKRIRRMRELETQEAQGIFEELPKKEALRLRHELEKLQKNLDGIRELSRRPDAIFVIDTRKEEIAVKEARKLGIPIIAVVDTNCDPDVVDFVIPGNDDAIRSGSLLARVIADAAAAGLGARPPEVIAAAEAAAASGVTYTAGGEEPPAEWEIMLAQEEAEKARKAKEDAPAGAAPEPERAEEEQPAEGRPLLDDAPIPGEDIEEELKVIYKDEEEGRRR; this is encoded by the coding sequence GTGGCCGTCGTCACCATGAAGCAGTTGCTGGAGTCCGGAGTCCACTTCGGGCACCAGACCCGCCGGTGGAACCCGAAGATGCGCCGGTACATCTTCACCGAGCGCAGCGGGATCTACATCATCGACCTCCTCAAGACTCTCGAGGGGATCGAGGCCAGCTACTCCTTCGTCCGGGACCTCACTGCCCGGGGGGGCGTCGTGCTCTTCGTGGGCACCAAGAAGCAGATCGCCGACGCCATCGCCGACGAGGCCAAGCGGGTGGGTATGCCCTACGTGAACTACCGCTGGCTGGGCGGCATGCTCACCAACTTCCAGACCATGTACAAGCGGATCCGGCGCATGCGGGAGCTGGAGACCCAGGAGGCGCAGGGCATCTTCGAGGAGCTGCCGAAGAAGGAGGCCCTGCGGCTGCGCCACGAGCTGGAGAAGCTGCAGAAGAACCTCGACGGCATCCGTGAGCTCTCCCGGCGGCCCGATGCGATCTTCGTCATCGACACCCGCAAGGAGGAGATCGCGGTCAAGGAGGCCCGCAAGCTGGGCATCCCGATCATCGCTGTGGTCGACACCAACTGCGACCCCGACGTGGTCGATTTCGTGATCCCGGGCAACGACGACGCCATCCGGTCCGGCTCGCTGCTGGCCCGGGTGATCGCCGACGCCGCCGCCGCCGGTCTGGGCGCCCGCCCGCCGGAGGTCATCGCGGCGGCCGAGGCGGCCGCCGCGTCCGGTGTGACCTACACCGCCGGGGGCGAGGAGCCGCCCGCCGAGTGGGAGATCATGCTGGCCCAGGAAGAGGCGGAGAAGGCCCGCAAGGCCAAGGAGGATGCCCCGGCCGGGGCGGCGCCCGAGCCCGAGCGCGCCGAGGAGGAGCAACCCGCCGAGGGCCGGCCCCTGCTGGACGACGCCCCCATCCCCGGTGAGGACATCGAAGAGGAGCTGAAGGTGATCTACAAGGACGAGGAGGAGGGGAGGCGGCGGTGA
- the whiG gene encoding RNA polymerase sigma factor WhiG, giving the protein MAKSVTQRGAAPSDTDSDDSRNGDGRGQQDALALLWAEYKVTASPLARDKLILQYSPLVKYVAGRVSTGLPANIEQADLVSYGIFGLIDAIEKFEPGRGNKFETYAISRIRGAIIDELRAIDWVPRSVRSKAREIEKAIAKLENELARVPTDPEIAAQMGITVGDLRGLYQQISFVSLVALDELMTVGGEKGDSLPLIETLQDTGTADPVAAFESEEMKRILLDAINKLPDREKIVVTLYYYEGLTLAEIGQVLGVTESRICQMHTKAVLQLRSRMADSRRD; this is encoded by the coding sequence ATGGCAAAGTCGGTTACACAGCGAGGTGCCGCCCCCTCGGACACCGATAGCGATGATTCCCGCAACGGCGACGGGCGGGGCCAGCAGGATGCCCTGGCGCTGCTGTGGGCCGAGTACAAGGTCACCGCCTCCCCGCTCGCCCGGGACAAGCTGATCCTGCAGTACTCCCCGCTCGTGAAGTACGTGGCGGGCCGGGTTTCCACCGGCCTCCCGGCCAACATCGAGCAGGCCGACTTGGTCTCCTACGGCATCTTCGGGCTCATCGACGCCATCGAAAAGTTCGAACCCGGCCGGGGCAACAAGTTCGAGACCTACGCCATCAGCCGGATCCGGGGCGCCATCATCGACGAGCTGCGGGCCATCGACTGGGTGCCCCGGTCGGTACGGTCCAAGGCCCGCGAGATCGAGAAGGCGATCGCCAAGCTGGAGAACGAGCTGGCCCGGGTGCCCACCGATCCGGAGATCGCCGCCCAGATGGGCATCACCGTCGGCGACCTGCGCGGCCTCTACCAGCAGATCTCCTTCGTCTCGCTGGTGGCCCTGGACGAGCTCATGACCGTCGGGGGCGAGAAGGGCGACAGCCTGCCGCTCATCGAGACCCTGCAGGACACCGGCACGGCCGACCCGGTGGCCGCCTTCGAGTCCGAGGAGATGAAGCGCATCCTTCTGGACGCCATCAACAAACTCCCCGACCGGGAGAAGATCGTCGTCACGCTCTACTACTACGAGGGCCTGACCCTGGCCGAGATCGGCCAGGTGCTGGGGGTCACCGAGTCCCGGATCTGCCAGATGCACACCAAGGCGGTCCTGCAGCTGCGCTCGAGAATGGCCGACAGCCGGCGAGACTGA
- a CDS encoding HD domain-containing phosphohydrolase — MHNYDDPYDHSAGQPRTLAEVQPPPPHPVWLTFAATLGGLIIPAAAAIAAAILLGPPHVPHASRAASLAAAALTVAEAIFAGLGAAALVEAGWRRVGMPGSGPANFLPLRYLRHRMANRHVKELIAQLRDAPAQPSRESVRALLDLSRELARRDIYTRAHSGRVSRLSVEVGQKIGLSPEECEIARLAGLLHDIGKLEIPSAILNKPGPLDPDEAELVRNHPNIGAALVAPYIGADVVEAVRHHHERVDGAGYPDGIDGDALPIISRLVPVVDTYDALISDRSYRPGRSREEAFIELRAVAGTQLDAELVEVLIELESAKAPMGGALLGLAPIGALARKAEHLLHNSAAPAAAAITAIAVAGAGWLGVMSASTKTNVSAERPSTVNTLPTPTPSVPAQDQPAAPAPNTEVIPTPTATASAPPPVALFFPGPGTKVGKTAKSGGVVVVPKSTTAPSKAGGTTTTTPTKVIVIPNPTTGAGGSPAPAPSPTSAKPPPPPPAPSISGISPTGGPASTPVTISGANFSGATSVKFGSTVAFFTINDAGHISATAPAGSGTQPVTVTGPGGTSNGANFAYVGPKLTSISNSGLTGIKDGDIYGALNGGTSVTIHGSGFSAATAVKFGNDPANSFQVNSDSQITASAPAFSGTAEETVSVTTPAGTGTTQSGNNEFDYDPNLASISPSSGHAGTTVKITGSNFSGATGVSFGNNQAISFSVGSGGTQITAVAPSPASASVDIVVTNDAGGSDTISEDVFRYNNPNITGISSSGNDGDPLTISGSGFTAANAVRIGAVTLGPSSFSVNGDGSISTTVPAGIYNTQPITVTTPVGSSNTRSFTFQAPPPPPPSITGVNLVQVPTSTVASGYSVTIVGTNLAGASAGATVVTWNGSTISGAHVTNSQITFDAPLGTAPGESVTVVVSTTSSPPSASNTFVVP; from the coding sequence ATGCACAACTACGACGACCCGTACGATCATTCGGCCGGGCAACCGAGGACGCTCGCCGAGGTCCAGCCGCCGCCGCCCCATCCGGTCTGGCTGACGTTCGCCGCGACCTTGGGCGGGTTGATCATCCCGGCCGCGGCGGCGATCGCCGCCGCCATCCTACTCGGGCCACCGCACGTCCCCCACGCCTCCCGGGCCGCCTCGCTGGCCGCCGCCGCACTCACGGTGGCCGAGGCCATCTTCGCCGGGCTGGGAGCCGCTGCCCTGGTCGAGGCCGGCTGGCGCCGGGTCGGCATGCCCGGTTCAGGGCCGGCCAACTTCCTCCCGCTGCGCTACCTGCGCCACCGGATGGCCAACCGGCACGTCAAGGAGCTGATCGCACAGCTCCGCGACGCCCCGGCCCAGCCCTCCCGGGAGTCGGTGCGCGCCCTGCTGGACCTCTCCCGCGAGCTCGCCCGCCGGGACATCTACACCCGGGCGCACTCCGGGCGGGTCTCCCGGCTGTCGGTCGAGGTGGGCCAGAAGATCGGCCTGTCGCCCGAGGAGTGCGAGATCGCCCGGCTGGCCGGCCTGCTCCATGACATCGGCAAGCTGGAGATCCCCTCGGCCATCCTGAACAAGCCCGGCCCCCTGGACCCCGACGAGGCGGAGCTGGTCCGCAACCACCCGAACATCGGGGCGGCCCTGGTGGCCCCCTACATCGGGGCGGACGTGGTCGAGGCCGTGCGCCACCACCACGAGCGGGTGGACGGTGCCGGCTACCCCGACGGGATCGACGGCGACGCCCTCCCGATCATCTCCCGGCTGGTGCCGGTGGTGGACACCTACGACGCCCTCATCTCCGACCGCTCCTACCGCCCGGGACGCTCCCGCGAGGAGGCCTTCATCGAGCTCCGGGCGGTGGCCGGCACCCAGCTGGACGCCGAGCTGGTCGAGGTCCTCATCGAGCTGGAGAGCGCCAAGGCCCCGATGGGCGGGGCCCTGCTGGGGCTCGCCCCCATCGGCGCCCTCGCCCGCAAGGCCGAGCACCTGCTGCACAACTCGGCGGCCCCGGCGGCCGCCGCCATCACCGCCATCGCGGTGGCGGGAGCCGGCTGGCTCGGGGTGATGTCGGCCTCGACAAAGACCAACGTGTCGGCTGAGCGGCCCAGCACCGTGAACACCCTGCCCACGCCGACGCCGTCGGTGCCGGCCCAGGACCAGCCTGCCGCCCCGGCGCCCAATACCGAGGTGATCCCCACCCCGACCGCCACCGCCAGCGCCCCGCCGCCCGTCGCCCTGTTCTTCCCGGGCCCGGGCACCAAGGTGGGCAAAACCGCCAAGAGCGGTGGCGTCGTGGTCGTCCCCAAGTCCACCACGGCACCCTCCAAGGCCGGCGGCACCACCACCACCACACCGACCAAAGTGATCGTCATCCCGAACCCGACCACCGGAGCGGGGGGCAGCCCGGCCCCCGCCCCGAGCCCCACCAGCGCGAAGCCGCCGCCCCCGCCGCCCGCCCCGAGCATCAGCGGCATCTCGCCGACCGGGGGTCCGGCCAGCACGCCCGTGACCATCAGCGGCGCCAACTTCTCCGGCGCCACGTCGGTCAAGTTCGGGTCCACCGTCGCCTTCTTCACCATCAACGACGCGGGCCATATCAGCGCCACCGCCCCGGCGGGATCCGGGACGCAGCCGGTGACGGTCACCGGGCCGGGCGGGACGTCGAACGGGGCCAACTTTGCCTACGTCGGCCCGAAGCTCACCTCGATCAGCAATTCGGGCCTCACCGGGATCAAGGACGGCGACATCTACGGGGCGCTGAACGGGGGGACGTCGGTCACCATCCACGGATCCGGGTTCTCGGCCGCCACCGCGGTGAAGTTCGGCAACGACCCGGCGAACAGCTTCCAGGTCAACAGCGACAGCCAGATCACGGCGTCAGCGCCGGCGTTCTCCGGGACGGCCGAGGAGACCGTGTCCGTCACCACACCGGCCGGGACGGGCACGACCCAGTCGGGCAACAACGAGTTCGACTACGACCCGAACCTCGCCAGCATCAGCCCCTCCAGTGGCCACGCCGGGACCACCGTGAAGATCACCGGCAGCAACTTCAGCGGGGCCACGGGCGTGTCCTTCGGCAACAACCAGGCCATCAGCTTCAGCGTCGGCTCGGGCGGGACCCAGATCACCGCGGTTGCCCCCTCGCCGGCGTCGGCGTCGGTCGACATCGTGGTCACCAACGATGCGGGCGGCAGCGACACCATCAGCGAGGACGTCTTCCGCTACAACAACCCCAACATCACGGGCATCAGCTCCTCAGGCAACGACGGCGACCCGCTCACCATCTCCGGTTCCGGGTTCACTGCCGCCAATGCCGTGCGGATCGGCGCCGTGACCCTGGGGCCGTCGTCGTTCAGCGTGAACGGGGACGGCAGCATCTCGACGACGGTGCCCGCCGGGATCTACAACACCCAGCCCATCACGGTGACCACCCCGGTTGGCTCGAGCAACACCAGGTCGTTCACCTTCCAGGCCCCACCGCCCCCACCGCCGTCCATCACTGGGGTGAACCTCGTGCAGGTGCCGACGTCAACTGTGGCGAGCGGCTACAGCGTCACGATCGTGGGGACCAACCTGGCGGGCGCCAGCGCCGGGGCGACGGTGGTGACCTGGAATGGCAGCACCATCTCCGGGGCGCACGTCACCAACTCCCAGATCACATTCGACGCCCCCCTGGGGACAGCGCCCGGGGAGAGCGTCACCGTGGTGGTCAGCACCACAAGCTCTCCGCCGTCTGCGTCGAACACGTTCGTCGTTCCGTAG
- a CDS encoding aldo/keto reductase, with protein sequence MEYRTLGHTGVRLSSYGLGGMMFGDWGNPDVDECTRMIDLALESGINFIDTADIYSHGQSEEIIGRALRGRRDEVVLATMYSSMSKGPNERGNSRLWIMRSVESSLRRLKTDYLDLYQLHRPDPATDIEETLTALDDLVHQGKICYVGSSTFPGWELVEAYWVSDKRGLARVTCEQTPYSIFAREPERDVFPVTQRYGMGVLVWSPLDGGWLTGKYSRGRPIPEDSRIARAATWGPKGAARYHLQRPGNQNKLDLLEQLATVAEQAGLTMTHMAVAFTLVHPAVTATILGPRTVEQLKDLIGGAMIRLDADTLDAIDRIVAPGSIVERADRGWNPPWMARKTRRREPFQQQILASRTPSQT encoded by the coding sequence GTGGAATACCGGACGTTGGGGCACACGGGGGTGAGGCTCAGCAGCTACGGGCTGGGCGGCATGATGTTCGGGGACTGGGGCAACCCCGATGTCGATGAGTGCACCCGGATGATCGACCTCGCCCTCGAGTCCGGCATCAACTTCATCGACACCGCCGACATCTACTCCCACGGCCAGTCCGAGGAGATCATCGGCCGGGCGCTGCGGGGCCGCCGGGACGAGGTGGTCCTGGCCACGATGTACTCCTCGATGAGCAAGGGGCCCAATGAGCGGGGGAACTCCCGCCTGTGGATCATGCGCAGCGTCGAGTCCAGCCTGCGCCGCCTGAAGACCGACTACCTCGACCTCTACCAGCTCCACCGGCCGGACCCGGCCACCGACATCGAGGAGACCCTCACCGCCCTCGACGACCTGGTCCACCAGGGCAAGATCTGCTACGTCGGGTCCTCAACCTTCCCGGGATGGGAGCTGGTCGAGGCCTACTGGGTGAGCGACAAGCGGGGCCTCGCCCGGGTGACGTGCGAGCAGACCCCCTATTCGATCTTCGCCCGGGAGCCCGAGCGGGACGTCTTCCCGGTCACCCAGCGCTACGGGATGGGGGTCCTGGTGTGGAGCCCGCTCGACGGGGGCTGGCTGACCGGCAAGTACTCCCGGGGCCGCCCTATCCCCGAGGACTCCCGCATCGCCCGGGCCGCCACCTGGGGGCCGAAGGGCGCCGCCCGCTACCACCTGCAGCGGCCCGGGAACCAGAACAAGCTGGATCTGCTGGAGCAGCTCGCCACGGTGGCGGAGCAGGCGGGCCTGACGATGACCCACATGGCCGTGGCGTTCACGCTGGTCCACCCGGCGGTGACCGCCACCATCCTCGGCCCCCGCACGGTGGAGCAGCTGAAGGACCTCATCGGCGGGGCGATGATCCGCCTGGACGCCGACACGCTGGACGCCATCGACCGCATCGTGGCGCCGGGCAGCATCGTGGAGCGGGCGGACCGGGGTTGGAACCCCCCCTGGATGGCCCGCAAGACCCGCCGCCGGGAGCCGTTCCAGCAGCAGATCCTCGCATCCCGCACGCCCAGCCAGACCTAA